The Cervus elaphus chromosome 32, mCerEla1.1, whole genome shotgun sequence region TTGTGAAGAGGGAAACCCACCTGAGTTCATACATGAAATAATTGAATTCCCTGTTGTTTTGCTGAATACTCATACCTTAGAAATAGTAagtgaatttatattttaatttttgttttagcaGCAGCTGTTCTGGGGTTGACTAGTAAGGTGGAGGATTCCATTTGCTGTTTTAGTTAGAATTCTAAAGAGGGGATGTTTGCTTTTGATTCATTCTTAATAGATGGGCTATAATAATTTCAGAGTCTGCTGCTCTCCTTTTCCAGtagcttaaaaaaacacaaagctCCCTGATGCCTGGCCCTTGTCCCAAATATTAGTTGTTCTGTTGTGGGGCCCCTagcatcagatttttttttttttcttgaaagctcagttggtatgTAGTCAAGGTTAAGAACCACTGCAGTAGACTACTGTATACTCTATAAAAATGCTAAGGTACAGAAATTACCTTTCAACTTAAAGCTAGTTCACTTTCTGATGAAAAGTTTATGGGCGAACAACTCTTGTAACCTTGGCTTTTAAGCCATGTAACATACATGCATTGTTAGCTCAGGAGCTCAACAGGATCCCTCCAGATAAATGCCATTTGCCTTGTAAAATCTGACCAAGGATTGTAACAGCTCATCTATACAGAGGTACCACTTTTATGGTATCCCCAGTTGCCACACactggaaataaatataaaaaggctTTGTGCATTAAAATACACAGCATTTTTCCTTTGTGCTGTTTGAAGCCTCTTAATCAGCCCATTTAAATAATTCCTTGTCCAAATCAGATTAAAGGTCAGTAAATTaaaagaaggcttccctggtagctcagctggtaaagaatccacgtgcaattcaggagaccctggtttgattcctgggttgggaagatccgctggagaagggagaggctacccactccagtattcttgggcttccctagtggtttagctggtaaagaatctgcctgcagtgcgggagacctgggttcaatccctgggttgggaagatcccctggagaagggaatggctacctactccagtattctggtataattaaaagaaaaaatgacagcTGTGAAAAAATCATCTTGCATAATTCACTAGGTCTTACTTTCTCAGTGATGGATGAGGCTCTTGCCACTCTCCTCCCACATTTATACATGAATGATTCATTGCTTTCTACTGTGTTATTCCATcacattgttgttattgttcagtcgctcagttgtgcccaactctgagaccccacggactgcagcacaccaggctccctgtcctttactatctcccggagtttgttcaaactcatgtctgttgaattggtgatgccatccaaccatctcatcctctttcatgcccttctcctcccgccttcagtctttcccagcatcagggtgttttccagtgagtttgttctttgcatcaggtggccaaagtattggagcttcagtttcagcatcagttcttccaatgaatattcaggattgatttcctttagaattgactggtttgatctccttgcagtccaggggactctcaggagtcttgtctagcaccacagttcaaaagcatagatTGTTCAGTgatctgccttctttatggtccaactctcacatccgtacatgactattggaaaaaccatagctttgactgtaaggacctttgttggcaaagtgatgtctctgctttttaacatgctctctgggtttgtcatagcttttcttccaagcagcaagtatattttaatttcatggctgcaatcccaTCACATACAAACTGGTTATTTGTTCACACCATAAAAAACCTTCACTTGATCCCACTTCCGTGACAACTACCCTGTGTCTTTGTTCCTCTACGGCAGATTTCTTTATAAAAGTTATATACActtctgtctctgtttcctcccATTCTCTTAAGTCCCCACCACTTGTAGATATAAGTTATGTATTCCATCCCGTCACTCCACTAAAATCACTCCTCATTGTCATTTTTGACCTTTACCTAAGTCCTGGTGGAACTGACCACTCTCTCCTTGAAACACTTTCTTCAGGGAACTTCCAGTACCCCTCATTGTCCTACATTTTTGCCAGCCTCACTGGACTCCCTTTCACAGTTCCCtttgctgtttcctcttctccCGCTTCCTAGTATTGGATGCCATAGGTTCAATCCCAGCTCTTCTTCTCTGTATATACTTTCTCCCTTAATGAACTCGCCTATCATCTAGTTCCATAGCTTTTAGAAATTCCATAGAAACTGGTATCTTCTGAATACATATCTCCGACCTCATCCTCTATCCAAAATCCAGGTTGTTACTTAACATCTCTACTTGGACATCTAAACAGACATCCTAACATGTCCCAGACTGAATTTACTGTCAACTTGTTTTATCTTCAACCTTCCCTGGCTTGAGGGCTGGCAACTCGGTCCTTCCGCTTGCTCAGTCCTGAAACCTTGGAGTCATCCTTGACTCCTATTCTTTTGCATCACACATCTAAGCTATCAGGACTCTTGTTTGTTCTGCCTTCAGAGTGCATCCAGAACCAGCCACTTAACTGCACTGCTATGCCTGTAGTTTGAGCCCCATTGATTTCTTGTCTGGGTTTACTGCATTTGTTCACCATTTAACCAGTCTCTGTTTCTGTCTAAGGGctttccttgatagctcagttggtaaagaatctgcctgcaatgcaggaggccccaattcaattcctgggtcaggaagatctgctgcagaagagataggctacccactccagtattctcgggcttcccttgtgtcctTGTTCCCTATAGCCAGTTCTCAATTTAGTGACCTGTGAAACTaaaaggtgctcagtcgtgtctgactctttgcaaccccatggactatacaacccCTGGACTAtccccttggaattctccaggccagaatactggagtgggtagcctttcccttctccagggggtcttcccaacccagagatcaaacccaggtctcctgtattgcaggcacattctttaccagctgagctgtgagggaagctccTTTAGTGACCAGAGTGCTCCTTATAAAATAGAAGTCATATGATTTCATTCCTCTGTTCACAGCTCTTTTATGGCTCCCCGTTTAACTCAGAATAAAAGTTATATTCCTTTTACAATCTGGCCTCTAGTTACCTCTGATTGCAGCATGTTGACCTGCTTGCTGCTTCTCAGAAATGCCAGGCATGCTCCACCCCCTCACCTCCCAGAGCTTAGCTCAAATTCCTTTCCTCCAGAGATCTTGCTGCTattttccttcctccccccatccttcctccctcccttccttccaggcCTTCCTTAACTCTTGCCTTCTAAATAAAGTCTCACTGGCTCTCTATTCAGTCTGAACACCCCCAGACACCAGTGTTTCTGATCCCTTTTATCTACTCTTATTTTTTAAGAGCCTTCATCACCTTTTAACTTGCTATGTAATTTATTTACGTAATTATTCAGTATTTGGTCAATGAATGCATAGTTAGTTCTCTGGCATCATTCTGTTACAAATGTTAAATAATACCAGCTTGTAATGGTAAGAGAtattggatctttttttttttttttaagattttcatttaaaattatgagaTAAAATCCTGATACTTAAAAGGATGAAGTAAAATGAAGTAAAGTCACACTTAAAAGGATAGACTTCATTTATCTAAGAAATCCAAGAagtagaattttttcttttgaaatatgtcTGATAAGTAAAGGATGTCTCTTAACTTTAGAAGTTCAGATGTCTTTGCTGTTCTTTCACTCTTAGAATTATTGTTAACTATTGATAATTCATCTGCTTAATACACTAGTGTGTAAAAAGAATTTTGTAAACactgttttttcttaattttttaatcttctatTATAAGGaatattctttgtcttttccttcaTAGCTGCCTAGTATTAATAGTTGCTGCCAATAAATCTTTAAAAGACTTTGAAATTGTCCTTGATTTGAACAAGTGACTTAGTGTGATCTGGTTTAGGGAAGCTGCATTGGGCTAAAGGAAGAAGCACTTAGATCTGAGCCAGATGATACCAGTTCTGTCTTACTGAGTTCACAGAGTTGTTGTGAGCACAAAATAAGAATGCAAACCTGAAAGCTTCTTCAAGAGGTTAAACATTGCTAAAATAATTAGTGCTGTTACCACGTTTTAAACTGCTGCATGTCATATAGTTAAATTTTGATTACTCAGGATTCAGTTTAGTGAAatcttaatataaaaataaggtCTAATTAGTGAATGAGAGCAGGAATCTGAACTAATTTATTGTAACTGAAAACTGGCATTTCTTCAGCATACtttctttctgttatttaaaaagcTCTTAATATCTTCAACTAGAGGTTGTGGTAATAGGCTTTACATTTCCAAAATATTATAAGCAAAATCATCAGTGTTTTGCTCCTCTGGTTAAACTTTGGTTTGAAGATTTCAGATACTTATTCTAAAATGTTTGTAAAGTGTGAAACAtagttttttaactaaaaaattagAGTAATTTGGGAATAGGGCATTATCCTTAAATTGTTAAAACTGTAGTCTCTGCCTTAACCACCTGTAAGGTTAGAACCCAGTGTGGCTGGTGTTGTCATATATTATGTCATGTATCTTAAGTCATAGAAATACTTCAATTTGCTGTCCTTCCCTTGTAGGAAGATAcgtttcagcagtatgtgagaCCAGAGATTAACACCCAACTTTCTGACTTCTGCATCAATCTAACTGGAATTACTCAGGTTATCATTCTGTGTTCCTTTTTGTAGAGTTTGAAGGACGTTTTGAAATTAggaatttatttcataaaattattgTTGTAAACAAAAATGTGACACTTTCCTTGCTTGGTAAAGATCTTTTGCTTTGTAATATTTAGAAAACAGGAAAGCCCATTTTACACCTGATAAGATTTTTTTCAGCCTTTTAAAGTGTTGTAATGATGAATCTAAACATTTCATTTGTTTGGAGCATTAGTGAAGAAAAAGTTAAGTTACCATGCTGCACTTGgggatgaagttttaaaatatatctgtttACAACCTGATTTTATATATAGCCTAATTTTTTTTAGGTCTCTGACTTTTGGTTGTATTCTAATGTGGCAGGCCCTTTGTCCATTTACTTAGTTGCTTTATTCATTcgttcagcaaatatttgaggGTGTGCTGTAATATCTGCCGAGCTACGAGGGATATAGAAATAGTCAGGATAGTCTCTCTCCTCAGCTCGCTTAGCAATTGTAGGTTGGGGGGACTGACACAAAAAAACAGTGGTCACAGTATAGTTAGGAAGACTGACGGTGTTTCCTCAGGGTGTCATGGGCATCTGTAGAAAGACCCTTCTCTGACAAAGGGAACGGAGGACTATCCTGGGCAAAACTCAAGTTGGTGAGCTTGGGCAGAGTCACGATGGGTAaacaaatgtaaaagaatgatTGGGCATTTCAGGTGTGAAGGGCAGAAGTTTTAAGTGGTTCAGGATGGTTCAGGTGTCTTATGGGCTGAGGAGAAAATGGTCACAAATAAAGCTGAAGTAATAGATAGAGATGAGCTATGTCGTGAAGGGTCTTATATGTCTTTTTTGTCTGGAAAGCCTTGGGGAGTGTTTGGAGGATTTTCAGTATGAAAGTGATGTGATGGATGATTTACATCTTCGGAAGATGTATGCAGTATGTTTTGGAAAGAGGTGAGCTTTGAGATGCTGAGACACTGTAGAGGGCCAGGGCTTTCAGCTGAGAAGAGATGGCCCTTTTCTCCCCTCTGGAGAATTGGGAAGCCACTAGGTTGAGGCCTGAAAAAAAGAGAATGCCCACGGATGATCTTAAATCTTCATTTGGGGACAATTATATACTTCAGTTGAAAGCAGTTCCTAATATTTGGCTATAACCAATTCTTAGTTGTCTTAAAATTGGAATTTTGGATGAATCTTAGCCCAAGAAGCCATAGAGTTCAAAACATCATAGATAAGACTTTGTCCTGCTCTTTCATGTCCCTCCAGTGTTTGTGTCTTGAGTATTTTGTAGGACTGTATGTAACCACcgtgatttttatgtattttactttCGTATCCTCAGGAGCAAGTAGACAGAGCTGATACCTTCCCTCAGGTGCTGAAAAGAGTCATTGACTGGATGAAATTGAAGGAATTAGGGACAAAGTATAAATACTCCATATTAACAGATGGGTGAGTATTTAGGAAGTTTATCTCAATCTGCTTTTTAAGGTTAAAGATATCCTTATTCATCTAACTTTTAGAATAACCacagaaaatattatttcctgAAGGAGCCCCCACAGCAGACAGTAGTTTTCCTTTCATATCCTTATCCTTAGTTAAATTTTTAAGTCCTAGGGGTCaaagagaggagggaaagaaatAACAGTCTGATCCAGGACTAGAAgaagattaaatattaatatgtaaaatctaaatgattttattgtttttatcatGACACTTCTTGCTCAAAAAAGTCCAAACTCTTCAGTCTGGCTTTCAAGGCTCTCATCTAATCCCACCCTACCTATGTAGCTAATCCTcctgctgtttctctttttcactcCAGTCAGGCTGACACGTGAATCACAGGGGTTTATCCTTCCTCTGTGTATGCATGCAACTTTCCTCTCTGCTGGAAGGCTCCCTTCCTTCGCTACTTACTTCTTTATTACTCAAAGCCCAGCTCGTGTTTTACTCCATACATTATAACTCATGTTGATGTTTCTGTTGAAGTCTTATAGCCTCTGCAATAGGTACCATTCATGTTGGCATCTGACTAAATATTCTGATATCTAAACTTGATGTGTGTAAGATTTATGTTTGCAAGGAAATTAACAATCCTTTCAGAGCAAGAGGTTTTACAACTTGAGAATCTTCCATATTGCTTACTATAGTGCTGAGCTTGAAATTATGCTTCATAAGCATTAGTTACATGAAAAGTCAAGTATGGAGATGAGAGCAATTAAAACAGggattaaaaatggaaatttatgaagacattgATGAGCCTCTTTAGAAATCTATCACTGATTTTCGGGATAAATGAGTAGTGTCCCTGCTTAATTACACAGGTGTCTCTGTCATAATACAGTGTGTGCAGTTCTGTAAAAACTTTGCATTCTGGGACAAATTGTTCAAAATCTGTGCAGTTTTGTAACCAGAGGACTAACAAAAACAGTGATTACCTCCAGAGATAATTTGGACAGTCCAGGCGAGCAGCCCGGGGTGTGTGGAAGTCACCTCAGAGGATGTTACAAGTACACAGAAGCCAGAGGATCGTGGGGGCaggcatttgtttttaattttcttaaaagtacTCCACTTGCCATTACAGCAGCTGAgttgagaatttttcttttttctttcttactgaaGAGTATAATTTCAGCTGCTTCAATTCTGACTCCCTTGGCTGAGGAAAAACTATATATGAAGCAGTACAGTTTCCACATGATACAGTCAGGATTCTTGATTTGTGTTGTAGAAGCGTGTGCTATGGCAGAACAGATTGTGTTCTCACTACTTGATATTCTCTGTGTTTCTCTCGggtgttttgttcatttgtttgtagtttttgttttatcTCGAAGCATACCCTCTGAGGGTATGTGATAAACCTGGCATTAAAAGTAAGCTGGGCAGTTCCTCTAGAGTTGTGAAAAAATACTCAAGAGGATAGAGGGGAAGTTTATTTTTGAGTTattgtggagaaagagaagttagATTTCTGAGCTTGATGTTATGTGTAAATATAAGAAGGATGATGTATAAATAAGAACAAATAGAATGACTTAAGATCCTTATTTTAAAGAATGGTATAGCATGTatttaattcagttttctttcctctttcgaCTTAAGTTCATGGGACATGAGTAAGTTCTTGAACATTCAGTGCCAGCTAAGCAGGCTCAAATATCCGCCTTTTGCCAAAAAGTGGATCAATATTCGAAAGTCATATGGAAACTTTTACAAGGTACGATTACTATATTGATTATACTGCTCTTGATGATAGATTTATTATATTTTGCATGTACATGAAGTTGTAATTTACTAGGGACTTTTCACAGAAGAAGATCATATAATTAATTATTATGCAGATTCTAAATAGTTATGTTCATGTGAGTTTAGAAAAATAAGCTGTCTTCCTCACTCAACCTGTTACTCAAACAGGGTAAATGTatatgtattgttgttcagttgctaagttgtgtctgactttgcgaccccatggactgcgcgaccccatggactgcagcacgctgggcttccctttccttcattatctcccaaagTCTGcacaagctcatgtccactgatgaTCTTTAGTAACAGAGATTTGAAACTGAATATATGGCTTGCTTCTGGAACAAACAGTTCatactgatttttaattttagcaaagttaatatgtgtgtgtagtgtgaattttttaaaatactaaataatatTGCAGGTCTTAAATAGCAGTCTTTCCCTCATGGCCCTTACCAGTACTGGTTCCATTTCTCCCAAAGACTTGCagttttttaagttatttcttCTCATATTAACCTTCctatttctaaattatatatttatgctATTTCTTGAGTTTTCAGTCTGAGTTATCTGTTGAGTTCCTGCAGTGGACAGCGAAGATTTAGCTCCATTAAACAGTGACCGTTCCTGCCTATCCTTCCCCTCCCTGCATATTTCTAACTCAGTCACGTTAGCTTTATAATCATTATTCAGTGTTTACATTTCTAATGACTGTGGAGAGTGTTCACAGCTTTCAGTcagattgtttgctttttttgttgttgcattttaagaattctttatacaTTCTAGATGTTAATCCCTTTTcatatatgtgatttgcaaatattttcttccattctgtgggctGCCTTTTCCCTCTGGTGATAGTGTCATTTgatatataaaaagtataaattttgTCAGCAAATTAAAGTAATACATTACAGAAAAATACCATGCAAAACAATTAGTTTGGGTTAAAACAGTGGGGCTTCAACTTAGATGTTCAGAACAAtgtatttcttttcataaatGATTTATTAAGTTACAAAGCTGCAAACTTTGCCTATTACTGTTAATTTTCAGTCTCTTATTTTCTACTTCACTGAGACTTACAAAATACTAAAGAGTTATTCACTGAGCTGTTCATGTTTCAGGTTCCTCGAAGCCAAACTAAGCTGACAATAATGCTTGAAAAACTCGGGATGGATTATGACGGGCGACCTCACAGTGGTCTTGATGACTCTAAGAACATTGCACGAATAGCAGTCCGAATGCTGCAGGATGGATGTGAACTCCGGGTTAACGAGAAGATGCATGCGGGGCAGCTAATGAGTGTGTCCTCTTCACTACCAATAGAGGGCACTCCAGCGCCACAAATGCCGCATTCCAGAAAATAACAGCATTTTGCCCTTTTGCCTGTGGATCATTCACTCTCACTGGAGCTGCTACAAAGAGGTAGCAGATGAATACCTATTGAATTAGTCCTGCAGTGCAAAATTTAAGCaccttaaacatttaaaatcttattACAGTAATaggtatatgcatacatatgtgaaCAGATTCCGTGGGAGGGCATATTGAATTCTTTGTCACCAGCACTTTTGATATGAGCAGTGTTTGTTACACAGTAACAGTTCCTGCTTAGAattgaattttataatttaaggTGTCCAAGATGTGTTCTTTGGGTTTAAAATGCAAAGGTTTATTAGCTCTCCCCTTAAATGTCGTATCTTACTGATGTTAAAATATGTGATGTATTTCTACATCAGCATCATTAGATCAGATCATTTCTTCAAATGCAGAAAAGATCAGAAAGGTGGGCCTTTATCTACTAGCCTTTGGGTTTTAAGAATATCAGAGTCCCTTTGATTTTTGAAGCTTATTTGTGAACATGAGCTGTGAGTGGTAAATTTCATAAAGTACTTAGTACACAtatctgcctgttttttttttttctttctttataactgGAAGGCTCATGATAGGTTATAGGGTCTGGTTAAAAATTCAGTTACTGATGTCAATggaaagtcaaaagaaaatacCATTTAAAGGAATATAAGGGCTACAGCTTGAAGTTTATAATATATAGATTAATCATTGAGGTCTTGGATTTGGTTTTTTGGTTCCCCTCCCTCTTGTGACATATCTGCCCTATTTCTTAAATCTAAGAGACCATGCTTTGATTTAGACTTTCAAGGTCACTACTTAATTTTGCATTTGTATTCAACATTATGAGTGAGGTTAATAAAGTTGAATAATACTTTCTACCATATCTTATGTTTATATTGTTAAAAACTGATTTTACATAGTGAGTGACCACCAAATGTTGAATAGTTAATTCTTAACtaattctgaaaacaaaaatgtgtttaTGTAGTTGAGAAAGTAAAACTCTACTTAtctagaaataattattttcagaatTGGATTTCCCACTGTAACTTTCCTGGAACAATTTCATTAGCATTGCTTCTTTTCATTCACTTCCTAATAGTAATTGTGATGCTACTTTATTTTGATGATTTATACATTATAAtcaaatgaattttataaaagtCTTCCAATCCTGATACATAGGAGGAAAGTAGGCATTTTCACAGAGTGCTGTAGGTGTTTAACTTAAAAGAATGAATTGCTGCCTCTGAGCAGTCATTACAGCACCAGCATAATAAAGAATAATTAGAGGATAACAGAAGGCACAATGTATGTGATGCCCTTAAACATACAGATTATAGTAAAACAGGGACATCTAGGTGTCTTTGGCTTGAACAGTAAATTCTTGGGGCGAAAGGGATATATGCTAAGATTTTTGATAACCCAGATAGCACCATACAAGATACCATAAAGTATTACTGGACATTTTAAAGCATTTCCTTCAAATGCTTACAGAGGAACTGTGCCAGGGCCAAGTATTAATATTTGGAAACAGCAAATCACCAGCAAGGTGTGGACACTGGGATGTCCAGTCATGCTCCCTAGGCAATTTCTCCACGTAGCCACCTCACTGTAGAATTCAAATTCATGCTACAGCAAAGCTGGAGTCCTCTCTGACCAGCTTCCAGAGTTGCTCACAAGAGCTGAAATTTGCAAGGGAGAAATCCGAGGATagcaaagaaatatattaaattgccttcctcttttgttctcaaGTCCAGCTGCTAAtctctttgcctatttttctttttgccaagTATCAACAAgctcattttatatttctttttttaatatatatatttctttttaagacCTTCAGCAATATAAGCTTTCAATATCCTTTTGGCTCAACTAAGTGTTTTATCTGGTGTTGCTTTACTGTCCTGACTCTCTTTTTAAGACATTATTGAGGAATAAttgataaatatgtatatatttaagtagAAACATGGTGATTTGATACACATTGTGGAATGGTACCAAGATCAAGATAATTGGCACGTACATCACCTCATATagttagcttttttttctttttttgatgatgaGAATGCTTGAGGTCTTGGCAACTTTCAAGTATTCAGTACCATATTATTAAGCATGGTCACAATACTATATCTTGGAAATTATTCTTTGTATAACTGAAAATGTATATCCTTTGACCTATGTTGCCTCATTTCTGCCATCTTCAGctcttggcaaccaccattctattctctgtttctatgaagttggcctttttttctttttctagattccccATATCGGTGATACCATGtgtttgttttctccatctggcttatttcacttaaacttccaggttcatccacattgtcacaaatggtaggatttccttccttttttatggctcaaTAATATCcctctgtgtgtacatgtgtgtctgtgtaccaTTTTCTCCCCCCAGAGTATTTTTTGAGCTCCCTTTTGACTTCTTTGAGCCATTAGTTGCTCAGAAGTGTATGTATAATTTCCAGTTATATGAGTTCACTTTTGTGAACTTCCCAGCTTTCctcctgttactgatttctagtttcataccattgtgatcagaaaagatacttggtaTGATTTTAGTCATAAATTTGTTGAGATTTATTTTGTGACTTAACGTATGATCTATCCTGAGATGTTCCTGGTGTGCTTGAGAAGAATATGTACAGGTAATACCTCAGAGATAGTgcgggtttggttccagaccactacAATAAAGTAATTGTCACAAGAAAGTGAGTCATGTGAACTTTTTTGGTATATTTACACTGTAGTCTACTAAGTGTACAataacattatgtctaaaaaaatttaaacatgggATTGCTAAAAAATACTAGtcatcatctgaaccttcagtgAGTCTTAATCATTTTATTGGTGGAGGATCTTACCTTGATTGCTGACTGACCAGAAGGTTGGggtggctgtgacagtttcttaaTAAGGGACAGTAATGAAAGTTTGCCACACAGTTGACTCataaatgatttctctgtagaATGCAGTGCTGTTTGACAGCATTTTATCCACCTTTCAAAACTGGAGTCAGTTCTCTTAAACCCTGacactgctttatcaactaattttatgtaatattcttagtcctttgttgtcatttcaacagtcttcacagcatcttcaccagtagattccatctcaagacaCCACTTTCTTCgctcatccataagaagcaactTCTTCCCCATTGGTTTTATCATGAAATTTCAGCAATTCACACCTTCTGACTCCACTCCTAACGCTAGTTCTCTTAttatttccaccacatctgcagttacttcctctaCTGAAGTCTTAAACCTCTCAAAGTCATCCAAGACGATTGGAATCAACTTCTTACAAATTACTGTGAATGTTGATACTTTGACCTGTTCCCATGACTCACAAATGTTCTTAGTGGCATCTAGAATGGTCactcctttccagaaggttttcaattgACCCTGCCCAGATCTATCAGGGGAATCTCTGTTTATCACACCTGTAGCCTTCAgttgagttgagttcagtcgctcagtcgtatctgactctttgtgacccccatgaactgcagcacgccaggcctccctgtccatcaccagctcccggagttcacccaaactcttggccattgagttggtgatgccatccaaccatctcatcctctctcgtccccttctcctcctgccttcagtctttcccagcatcagggtcttttccaatgagtcagctctgcatcaggtggccaaagtattggagttttaagcttcaacatcagtccttccaatgaacagccaggactgttctcctttaggatggactggttggatctccttgcagtccaagagactctcaagggtcttctccaacaccacagttcaaaagcatcaattctccagtgctcagctttctttaagtccaactctcacatccatacatgactattggactaaagaataagacttgaaagttgaaATATTCCTTGATTCATGAGCTGTAGAATGGATGTTTTTGTTGGTAGACATGAAAACAATGTTGAATAATGTTGCTATTGCTGCATTACCAATAAGCAGTAATATCTTGAATTGTTTTCTGAGCAGTAGGTTTCAACAGTGGGTTTAAAATATTCAGGAAACCGTGCTGTAAGCATGTTGTCATCTAGACTTGATTCCATTTATGGAGCACAGACAGAGTAGATTATCATTCTTGAGGGCCATGGGATATGGGGGACTGTAAATGAGCACTGGCTTCAACATtaagtcacca contains the following coding sequences:
- the ERI1 gene encoding 3'-5' exoribonuclease 1 isoform X1 — encoded protein: MEDEQTLQPGGEAVAPARRASPGSECGDEAQRPNPEKKQRCRLDGQETKASKLITSSASDFSDPVYKEIAITNGCINRMSKEELRAKLSEFKLETRGVKDVLKKRLKNYYKKQKLMLKESNFADSYYDYICIIDFEATCEEGNPPEFIHEIIEFPVVLLNTHTLEIEDTFQQYVRPEINTQLSDFCINLTGITQEQVDRADTFPQVLKRVIDWMKLKELGTKYKYSILTDGSWDMSKFLNIQCQLSRLKYPPFAKKWINIRKSYGNFYKVPRSQTKLTIMLEKLGMDYDGRPHSGLDDSKNIARIAVRMLQDGCELRVNEKMHAGQLMSVSSSLPIEGTPAPQMPHSRK
- the ERI1 gene encoding 3'-5' exoribonuclease 1 isoform X2, which produces MGKKQRCRLDGQETKASKLITSSASDFSDPVYKEIAITNGCINRMSKEELRAKLSEFKLETRGVKDVLKKRLKNYYKKQKLMLKESNFADSYYDYICIIDFEATCEEGNPPEFIHEIIEFPVVLLNTHTLEIEDTFQQYVRPEINTQLSDFCINLTGITQEQVDRADTFPQVLKRVIDWMKLKELGTKYKYSILTDGSWDMSKFLNIQCQLSRLKYPPFAKKWINIRKSYGNFYKVPRSQTKLTIMLEKLGMDYDGRPHSGLDDSKNIARIAVRMLQDGCELRVNEKMHAGQLMSVSSSLPIEGTPAPQMPHSRK